A section of the Triticum dicoccoides isolate Atlit2015 ecotype Zavitan chromosome 7A, WEW_v2.0, whole genome shotgun sequence genome encodes:
- the LOC119334068 gene encoding uncharacterized protein LOC119334068, giving the protein MERASNPDDELSLELTLPAAVGVAPAAPPFFLCAYCDRRFLTFQGLSGHQYRNAHKQKRPVGRLRRNASTVIRASPPSKAAARMPEGPEDKVPDVGGMAHKRGRAATPGMAEELHYLRPVHRHCSVMKLVCSV; this is encoded by the coding sequence ATGGAGCGAGCGAGCAACCCGGATGACGAGCTAAGCCTCGAGCTCACCCTGCCCGCCGCCGTGGGCGTGGCGCCAGCGGCGCCTCCCTTCTTCCTCTGCGCCTACTGCGACCGCAGGTTCCTCACCTTCCAAGGGCTCAGCGGCCACCAGTACCGGAACGCACACAAGCAAAAGCGCCCCGTTGGCAGGCTCCGCCGCAATGCCTCCACCGTTATCCGCGCCTCCCCGCCATCAAAGGCTGCTGctcggatgcccgaggggcccgagGACAAGGTGCCTGATGTGGGTGGCATGGCGCACAAGCGCGGGCGCGCGGCAACACCTGGCATGGCTGAAGAACTTCattatcttcgtccagttcatcgccATTGCAGTGTTATGAAGCTTGTGTGCTCAGTGTGA
- the LOC119334067 gene encoding uncharacterized protein LOC119334067 has protein sequence MVSGKPERNMDVSFTLDDGTGRIYFIRCKLKGPLHRAGYFLNRYYYYENKKQIELDGSFEAGLVTCMEKMVEDVVLQDKINDELVAYRKEQGTFGREIAKRQRRNKSFDPAQWWSSHGSDSPNLRVLAMRILSLTCSSSACERNFSVFQQIHTKKRNRLLHNKMRDLVFIKFNSKLK, from the exons ATGGTCAGCGGCAAGCCTGAGCGGAACATGGACGTGTCCTTCACACTCGACGACGGCACCGGCCGCATCTATTTCATCAGATG CAAGTTGAAGGGGCCACTACATAGGGCTGGATACTTCTtaaatcgatactactactatgaaAACAAGAAGCAAATTGAGTTAGATGGATCATTTGAAGCTGGGCTTGTAACTTGCATGGAAAAAATGGTTGAAGATGTTGTCCTTCAAGACAAAATCAATGATGAGCTTGTGGCATATCGAAAGGAACAGGGGACATTTGGAAGAGAAATTGCCAAAAGGCAGCGGAGAAACAAAAGCTTTGATCCAG CTCAATGGTGGTCCAGTCATGGGTCAGATTCACCAAATCTCAGAGTATTGGCGATGCGGATTTTGAGTTTGACATGCAGCTCCTCCGCTTGTGAGAGGAATTTTAGTGTTTTTCAGCAG ATTCACACAAAGAAACGCAACAGGCTGCTTCATAATAAAATGAGAGACCTTGTTTTTATCAAGTTCAACtccaaactcaaataa